A stretch of Tigriopus californicus strain San Diego chromosome 11, Tcal_SD_v2.1, whole genome shotgun sequence DNA encodes these proteins:
- the LOC131891179 gene encoding cuticle protein 8-like has product MEILSGLQKGHGSDDMGTFIAILALTAVALADNAPYKPAPSYKEQPAAYQYQYAVADDYAGVNFGQNEARDGYATNGEYRVALPDGRTQIVTYNVADAYSGYVADVRYEGEPKYESYKPAPAPYKPAPYKPAPYKPAPYKPAPSYSA; this is encoded by the exons ATGGAGATATTATCAGGCTTGCAAAAAGGCCATGGGTCCGATGACATGGGA ACCTTCATTGCTATCTTGGCTTTGACCGCTGTTGCTCTTGCCGACAACGCTCCCTACAAACCAGCTCCTTCCTACAAGGAGCAACCCGCTGCCTACCAATACCAATACGCCGTGGCTGACGATTATGCCGGAGTTAACTTCGGCCAAAATGAGGCCCGTGATGGTTATGCCACCAACGGCGAATACCGTGTTGCCCTTCCCGATGGCCGCACCCAAATTGTGACCTACAATGTGGCTGATGCTTACTCCGGATATGTGGCTGATGTGCGATATGAAGGAGAGCCCAAGTACGAGTCCTACAAACCTGCCCCTGCTCCTTACAAGCCCGCTCCTTATAAGCCCGCCCCTTACAAGCCTGCTCCTTACAAGCCTGCTCCTTCTTACTCCGCCTAA